The following DNA comes from Kaistia sp. 32K.
GAGCGGATCGACGATCTGCCGAAGAGCTTCTCCGGCGGCATGCGGCAGCGCCTGCAGATCGCCCGCAACCTCGTCACCCATCCTCGCCTCGTCTTCATGGACGAGCCGACCTCGAGCCTCGACGTCTCGGTGCAGGCGCGCCTGCTCGACCTGATCCGCGGCCTCGTCGCCGAGCTCGGCCTCGCGGTCATCATCGTTACGCACGACCTCGCCGTCGCCCGCCTGCTGTCGCACCGGATCATGGTGATGCGGCAGGGAAGGGTGATCGAGACCGGCCTCACCGACCAGGTGCTGGACGATCCGCGCGAGGCCTACACCCAGCTTCTCGTCTCCTCGGTGCTCGCAGCATGACCCAGAATCTCGTCAGCCTCGAAGGCGTCTCCAAGGCCTTCACGCTGCACCTGCGCGACGGTCTTAGGATCAGCGTCGTCGACAATGTCTCCTTCGCGGTCCAGCCCGGCGAATGCGTCGTGCTGGGCGGCCCCTCCGGCGCCGGCAAATCGTCGATCCTCAAGATGATCTACGGCAACTACCGCTGCGATCACGGCCGCATTCTCGTTCGCGATGGCGACGAGCTGGTCGATGTCGCCACTGCCGAGCCGCGCCGCATCCTGGCGCTGCGCGGCTCGGTGATGGGCTATGTCAGCCAGTTCCTGCGCGTCATTCCCCGCGTCTCCGCGCTCGACATCGTCGCCGGTGCCGCGACCGACAGCGGCGTCAGCCGCGCCGAGGCCTGGAGCCGGGCCGAGCGTCTGCTGACGCTCCTCAACGTGCCGGAGCGGCTCTGGAGCCTGCCGCCGGCGACCTTCTCCGGCGGCGAGCAGCAGCGCGTCAACATCGCGCGCGGCCTCGCCGCCGACCGGCCGATCCTGCTCCTCGACGAGCCGACCGCCTCGCTCGACGCCGCCAACCGCGCCGTCGTGGTGCGGCTGATCGAGGAGAAGAAGCGCGCGGGAACCGCCATCATCGGCATCTTCCACGACGAGGACGTCCGCGATCACGTCGCCGACCGCATCGTCGACGTCACGGAATTCGCCGCCTCCAGGGCGGCCTGAGCGGCAAAGCCTGCAAGCAAACGAGATCGAAATGACCGAACCGACCGAATTTCTGATCGAAAACGCCAGCCTCGTCCTGCCCGACCGGGTGGTGGAGACCGGCTGGATCGCCATTGCCGGCGGCAAGATCGCCGAGATCGGCGAGGGCAAGGCGCCGGAGCGCGGCCTTGACGTCCAGGGCGACACGATCGTGCCCGGCCTCGTCGAGCTGCACACCGACCATCTGGAGGCGCATTTCGCGCCGCGTCCGCATGTGCGCTGGCA
Coding sequences within:
- the phnL gene encoding phosphonate C-P lyase system protein PhnL, whose amino-acid sequence is MTQNLVSLEGVSKAFTLHLRDGLRISVVDNVSFAVQPGECVVLGGPSGAGKSSILKMIYGNYRCDHGRILVRDGDELVDVATAEPRRILALRGSVMGYVSQFLRVIPRVSALDIVAGAATDSGVSRAEAWSRAERLLTLLNVPERLWSLPPATFSGGEQQRVNIARGLAADRPILLLDEPTASLDAANRAVVVRLIEEKKRAGTAIIGIFHDEDVRDHVADRIVDVTEFAASRAA